The Lacerta agilis isolate rLacAgi1 chromosome 14, rLacAgi1.pri, whole genome shotgun sequence sequence actttttcagatagtcttcatattgtttccattcatttcttaactTTTGGTTGGATTGGAGAGTAAATGGAAATTTCCTTTGTGTGCCAAGCTGATGGGAACAGAGGGCAGAAGACATGGGAGAGGAATTGTCTCCCCAACTACAGGATGAGTTTTAATATTAAGGCTGTTCTCCTAAATTGAGTGTGGTCCGAAGACTAAGCACTCTGTCCCTCAAAGTCTCCCCGCCTGGATCTCTTACACTAGATGGGCAGCAGTAGAGACAAAAGGGATTGAAAATgcagagctcataccaagaacaaacttagttggtctctaaggtgctactggaaggattttttttattttttatttcgttttgactatggcagaccaacacggctggctacctacctgtaaatggggagggggggacagttGGTGTGGGGAGCAGGCTGGGTGAAAGCCAATAAATTGACAGTTTGGAGGAAAGAGTAGGTTTTGTTTTGTGCTCCAGGAAGAGGAAGGACAGAACATGGTATTCGTTTCTCTTCTGAGATCCCGTTCAAGgacatttgggacttttttgtTTTAGAGGAAATGTGTGTAAAAAGGCAACATGAAGGGAGTGTTTAAAATTAAGGGTAGAAAGaaatctttctccccctctcataaTGCCAGAACACATGAGCATCCaaaaaagctgaatgttggaagattcagatcaGATAAAAGGAGCTGGGggggtgttttaaatgcattgttttatGCCTCACCTCtgtccaaatccaaactccaaactCTTCTGTCACATCTCATAGATAAATGAAAGGGAAACTAATTCCGTAGGGTTTAAATGCAATTGAAACATCTGCAGCTTTAGGTCATATGAGAGAAGGGTGGAATACAAACAATTCCAGAATTCATAGCATTTCCCATTTCCATTCCTTAACAAAAAGAATAATGTGCCATTTTTAGAGTAATCAATGGCGAATAGGGAGGAAAGAACCATTTTGTGaccatgtactgtatatattcacgcttacagagcaatcctagctTTGTCTACACAGAACTAagtcattgaattcaatggagctgaTACCCAATTTAGTAGGgttcagattgcagccttaggcacTTCAGTAGGACGTACTGGTACTGTATGTCTAAATTAGGCATGGCTAGGATTGTGCTGACTAGACCCAGACCTCAGGAACAATGCAATCCTAGCCATGTGTACTCAGAAATACATCTCACTGGGTTCATTGGGATTTACGTGCAGGTAAGTGGAGGGAcacggttggcgctgtgggttaaaccacggagcctagggcttgctgatcagaaggtcggcggttcgaatccccgcaatgtggtgagctcccgttgctcagtcccagttcctgcccacctagcagttcgaaagcacgtcaaagtgcaagtagataaataggtactgctcaggcgggaaggtaaacggcatttccgtgcgctgctctggttcgccagaagcggcttagtcatgctggccacatgacctggaagctgtacaccggctcccttggccagtaacgtgagatgagcgccgcaaccccagagtcggacacgactggacctaatggtcaggggtccctttacctttacctttaagtggagTTAGGGTATCAGACTTAtttattgttgtgttgttgttgttgttgttgttgttttaatgtgaacTTTTCTCCCTGCATTTCGCCCTAGGAGAAATGCTGGGTATACTGCAGAGATTTAAATAcaatgggattattattattttctcccttGGGAAAATTGTCATTTTTATTTAACGAGGAGATCTTATAGATAATATTTGCTTACGAGTTCTCAGTATGTCTCAGTTGAgtttttttctccctttaaaGTAGATTTTTCTAACAATTAAAATGTCTAGGGCACAATCCTGCCCCAAACAAGCAATCTAAATAGTAAGCTTCATTTTGCCTCGTTGGAATCAAAggaaccttttcttcttcttcttcttcttcctcttcttcttcgtcttcttcttctttgcatttgGGGAAAGGGAGATATTGTTGCTCTAGTAAGCCATACCCTTTTTATACTACAAGCATGTGGTTACTCTTTCCACTGTGTAAGAAGTAGGAAGAATAAGATGAACCTGAGAAAAGCCAAATAATTAAGCACCTGTGCTATCATTGGCATGTGCCACTGGTTTCACTAACAggacaatcctaggcatgtttaatCCAGAAAAAGTATTATCTTCTAGCTCCGTGGGTCTTGATCCCTGGCAAGTGGCTTTATGATTGCAGCTTCCATGTTTATTAACCTGTTCTCTGTTGTGGTgtattccccccttcccttcttctgTAGGGACAGGTCCCATGGAGAAAACCTCACGGTTGTGACCCATTTCATCCTCCTTGGTATCCCCCATACAGAAGGTCTCCAGAACATCCTCTTCCCTGTCTTCTTAATCTTCTACATGTGCACTTTGCTAGGGAACCTATTGATCATGACTGCTGTCTTGACCGACTCCCGTCTTCAcacccccatgtacttcttccttttCAACCTCTCCATCCTTGACATTGGCTTCTCTTCCGTTAGCACCCCAAAGATGTTGGCCAACCTTTGGGGGCAAAGCAGAGTCATACCGCTGGGCGGATGTGTATGCCAGGTCTTCTTCTACCATTTCCTAGGGAGCACAGAATGCCTCCTTTATACGGTCATGGCCTATGACAGATACGTCGCCATCTGTCACCCACTTCGCTATCTCATCATCATGAACTGGAAGGTGTGTGCCATCTTGGCTGCTGGCACATGGGTCACCAGCTCCTTCCATGCCACCATCCTCACGACCTTGACTTTCACCCTACCCTATTGTGGGCCCAGTGAAGTGGACTACTTTTTCTGCGACATCTTTCCCGTCGTCAAGTTGGCTTGCGCCGACACCCTCATCATTGAGACGGTGAGTTTCACCAACATTGGTGTTGTGCCCATGACCTGCTTCATCCTCATCCTCACATCCTATGTCCGCATTGTCTACTCTGTCCTGAGGATGAGTTCCGGGGAAGGACGGCGAAAGGCAGCCTCTACCTGTGCCTCACACTTGACTGTGGTCACCCTCTTCTTTGGCCCCTGTGCTTTGATCTATACTCAGCCGTCCCTAAGTGAAATCTTGGTTACCCCTGTGCAGATCTTTGGCAATGTGGTGACACCCATGCTCAACCCAGTCATTTACACACTTCGGAACAAAGAAGTGAAAGCAGCTTTGACTAAGCTGACAGGGGCAAAGAGAGTGACTCAGACTATAACCCACTAGCTCAGTGGTTTCCAATTCCCCCCCACCGACCACttaaaaattgctgagggtcttgataGACCACTTAATGCTTTTACTTCCTCTTGTAGCCATTGTGATGGACTGCTcttagttgtacagtggtacctcgacttatgagcgactcgacttccgtattttttgacttccgaatgacctccggaagcgaaaaaatggccgctgcttccgaaattttcgacttacgaagggaaagcggcggcacgataccttgaCTTACTAAGTTTTAAATGCGTTTTTTTCGACTTACGATTTTTTTTACCGTTCCGAGAtagcgccttcgacttacgaagatttcgacttacttACGAGAGCGCCTTCGGAACAGATTATCTTCgaaactcgaggtaccactgtatttttattgctgctttttatttatttttaccttgcattttttattgtattatgaccTATGAATTTAAATTATAATGCAATAAATACAAGAGATAAAagaaacaatacaaacacaattttaaaaaaatcaatatgaataggtaataggtaaaaggtaaaaggacctctgggcagttaagtccagtcaaaggtgactatggggtgcggcacttgtctggctttcaggccgagggagccagcgtttgtccacggatagctttccgggtcatgtggtcagcatgactaaaccgcttctggtgcaatggaacaccgtgacggaaaccagagcacacggaaactctgtttaccttcccgcctatgtatctatttgcactggcatgcttttgaactgctaggttggcagaagctgggacagagcaacaggagctcactccgtcacagggatttgaaccaccaaccttctgagcagcaagcccaagaggttcaatggtttagaccaggggtcagcaaactttttcagcagggggctgatctactgtccctcagaccttgtggggggccggactatattttttttgggggggggacaaattcctatgccccacaaataacccagagatgaattttaaataaaagcacacattctactcatgtaaaaacaccagacaggccccacaaataacccagagatgcattttaaataaaagcacacattctactcatgtaaaaatatgctgattcccggaccattcatgggccggatttagaaggcgattgagccgcatccggcccccaggccttagtttgcctgcccatggtttagaccactgcgtcACCCACATCCCCTGAATATGTAATGTAGACATGCCACaggccacctgaatgaagcttgtggacaACTGACTCATAGACCACTTTTATCACTTCTTcaatttcttatattgtatttttcttGTGTTGCCATATGAATTCCATAGAATGCAATATAAAATGCAATGCTAAATATTCAGATGcaatataagaaagaaaagaagcaataaaagtaCTATTAAAAATTAAGATGAATAGTGAATGTGCTGTGCTCCCCATTCACAGCCACTGCTTCAATCACTCTTCCCAGACACACAGCGTGGACCCACCTGAATAAAAgaccacagtttgagaaccactcCACTAGTTTGTTGAGGTTGCCATAGCTAGAGTGTGAGCTGTTGACAAGAAAACCCCAGGTTCAAATCAGCCGGTTGTTCATCTGATGACCTTAATCAAGTCACTTTTTCCTCAACTCAGCCTGCTTAAAAGGACTTTAAAAGCCTGTGTGTCTAATTCTTCTTTGCTTTTGATAAAGTACACActgagatttaaaataaaaaaaactttataagTGTGCACTTTGTGATAAATTCAACAGTTAAAATGTAAATTTGGTGTGGgtattaaaatgcagattaatgtagaacaaggaaataaaatattttggaatgAACACCAGGAAAATTGGCATGGCCCAGAGATACACTGATTTATCCATTCTTTGTTGTATGCAGACGTGCTTAAGAGTCAAGCAAAAAGCAAAAGTCAGATTTGCTGGGATCCTAAGGAACGGTATTAATGCTCCGAGGAGAACAGCAAGAGGGGTCTGAGGGAGATAACGCTGAAAATAATATTGGAATATTTATAAGAGAATGGGGAGGATggtgagtttctttctttctttctttctttctttctttctttctttctttctttctttctttctttctttcgtcatATACCGCCTATTACAATCTGCCTCAAGGCAGTGTAGAAGTTAAAAATGATGAAAGGCTGACatcacaaaaatataaataaaatgctgatgaTGATGCAACTGCATTGTGTTATACCTGACATTAAACTCTTTGAAAAGCTTGAGTGCACAGGTATGCTTTTCACAATGGCCAAAAAACACACATCAACATTGGCACATGTCAAAGCTCTGAGGGAAGATGATTCCACATAATGGAgcccactgcagagaaggtcctCCCCATGGCTGATGCTAATTGAGATTGTGGCACAACCAACAGGCTTAAAGCAGCTGAGCTCAATGCTTAGGC is a genomic window containing:
- the LOC117057344 gene encoding olfactory receptor 958-like; translated protein: MCTQKYISLGSLGFTCRDRSHGENLTVVTHFILLGIPHTEGLQNILFPVFLIFYMCTLLGNLLIMTAVLTDSRLHTPMYFFLFNLSILDIGFSSVSTPKMLANLWGQSRVIPLGGCVCQVFFYHFLGSTECLLYTVMAYDRYVAICHPLRYLIIMNWKVCAILAAGTWVTSSFHATILTTLTFTLPYCGPSEVDYFFCDIFPVVKLACADTLIIETVSFTNIGVVPMTCFILILTSYVRIVYSVLRMSSGEGRRKAASTCASHLTVVTLFFGPCALIYTQPSLSEILVTPVQIFGNVVTPMLNPVIYTLRNKEVKAALTKLTGAKRVTQTITH